One window of the Anopheles cruzii chromosome 2, idAnoCruzAS_RS32_06, whole genome shotgun sequence genome contains the following:
- the LOC128269501 gene encoding uncharacterized protein LOC128269501 has product MSSTSLVRPGLTTPFSKQLAQIRVRLRKKVSVLSANDVRRARIPYYEAIASELYEEDYANAAFLVLNLIKFEDQHVWPTSDLSVECRRLCYSSRLLDYLRTALASIESLKERAQYEQEVLELLAVARKFASDPEKHWLAHQFFLITLERNSDCAPACRLRTEATVRYYYATFLMVQRKEIEAMKQLQQADEAVSKAIFEGYPVGATLDSSGESLDVAINALLYRVNHNAAEDCKESPMWMRGQYIRDAHQAALKTQKATIMSESYIDYGHFVFTEGHYPEALTLYKTAARQAELDGSRPDLLCKALIAQASTYHRLREGAKCATMFQLVDRMTSRDELSLCRASYLHVAATIELEEGGADCEPQSTERLSAKLRQAANIYQHFRQPDKMIAVRCLEGLVRAGAQFAAYVNLIPDAVSASDGALYRMIDWLDEARRTAP; this is encoded by the exons ATGTCGTCCACCAGTTTGGTGCGTCCCGGGCTGACGACGCCGTTCTCGAAACAGCTGGCCCAGATCAGGGTACGCCTGCGGAAGAAAGTGTCCGTTCTTTCGGCCAACGACGTTCGTCGAGCGCGCATCCCGTACTACGAAGCCATCGCCAGTGAGCTGTACGAAGAAGACTACGCAAACGCCGCATTCTTGGTGCTGAATCTGATCAAGTTCGAGGACCAGCACGTATGGCCAACATCGGACCTGTCGGTCGAGTGTCGCAGGCTGTGCTACTCCAGCAGACTCCTAGACTACCTCCGGACGGCACTGGCGAGCATCGAAAGCCTAAAGGAACGAGCGCAGTACGAACAGGAAgtgctggagctgctggccgtggcccgaAAATTTGCGTCGGACCCGGAAAAGCACTGGCTGGCACATCAGTTCTTTTTGATAACGCTCGAACGAAACTCGGACTGTGCGCCAGCGTGCCGCCTGAGAACGGAAGCCACGGTGCGCTACTACTATGCCACGTTTTTGATGGTACAACGAAAAGAAATAGAAGCCATGAAGCAACTCCAGCAGGCCGATGAGGCTGTTTCAAAGGCCATCTTCGAGGGGTATCCTGTTGGGGCCACGTTGGACTCGAGTGGCGAAAGTCTGGACGTTGCCATCAACGCGCTACTGTATCGTGTTAACCACAACGCGGCAGAAGACTGCAAGGAGTCACCGATGTGGATGCGTGGCCAGTACATCCGAGACGCCCACCAGGCAGCTCTGAAGA CTCAGAAGGCGACGATTATGTCGGAGTCGTACATCGACTACGGACACTTCGTGTTCACCGAGGGTCACTATCCGGAGGCGTTGACGCTGTACAAAACCGCTGCCCGGCAGGCCGAACTCGACGGTAGCCGGCCGGATCTGCTGTGTAAGGCGCTCATCGCTCAGGCATCCACCTATCACCG TCTCCGGGAAGGCGCAAAGTGTGCGACGATGTTTCAGCTCGTGGATCGAATGACCAGCCGGGATGAGTTATCGCTCTGCCGAGCGTCATACCTCCACGTCGCGGCCACCATTGAGCTGGAGGAAGGCGGAGCGGATTGCGAACCGCAATCCACCGAACGGCTGTCGGCAAAGTTACGCCAAGCCGCCAACATCTACCAGCACTTTCGGCAGCCCGATAAGATGATAGCGGTCCGCTGCCTAGAGGGACTGGTCCGGGCGGGTGCTCAGTTCGCCGCGTACGTCAACCTGATTCCGGACGCCGTTAGCGCTTCCGATGGCGCCCTTTACCGGATGATCGATTGGCTTGACGAGGCTCGACGAACAGCTCCATGA
- the LOC128268013 gene encoding BLOC-1-related complex subunit 7 yields MASASSSSAKNLFSDSKRRLAERVVVNVNNASSVARQIVRGSKSNEILMQAAKNFAYHESTVDNSIQNLKKMEIIFQHLNYQHEAISQAADKLEYVEEQVKAMER; encoded by the coding sequence ATGGCATCCGCTTCCAGCAGTAGCGCTAAAAATCTGTTTAGTGATTCAAAACGACGACTAGCCGAAAGGGTTGTGGTCAACGTGAATAACGCCTCGTCCGTGGCTCGTCAGATCGTGCGTGGTTCAAAGTCGAACGAAATTCTCATGCAAGCGGCCAAAAACTTTGCCTACCACGAGAGCACCGTGGACAACAGCATCCAAAACCTAAAGAAGATGGAAATCATTTTCCAACACCTAAACTATCAACACGAAGCCATTTCGCAAGCAGCTGATAAGCTGGAGTACGTCGAGGAACAAGTGAAAGCAATGGAAAGGTGA
- the LOC128267589 gene encoding N-acetyltransferase eco, with the protein METPKSLNEGGQREHVASSKLGSLKKALFGKDDSENSDLGPMTPLRFGSKRKGSIKKPHNPLTNITSFRNLFGNESPDDSDRSLSPDFMLRFTNNGRYELIPESALDGSENQHVGVDEETRFSFNNIPETPSSNRLSTEENALLDENNSNSLSKMMNSDLNLVDKRAKPLLRTPGVTSRASESKPVAAKSQGLSLRRTHHHVPKPQLVTALYAATTSNSFSPSPEPSNVDSEKENESPPRRPTNRARTSLQFNDIQPIPTKSFYSSVVDKRPKTPIPAVHQPSIVSPEAGQPVDRKDKTPPAATKTPHKSTMRKRSKSVSSTAPRLGQRGVCHKIRKPSKKPSVKFENKTEPDSKKRSKSEKKGAKSCPTTPKGRGEEESEHSDGPDVRRRLKRVADILRHGQENLKRARPLSTARSMTDLSALSAGEEAHSSSSSEEEDAALEESHQNRKFFRSTDRKRSSRKVYNHLNSIKLTVRGGKRKLSSFPEAPKRPRIEFSMSEDFDFDLEQLEVEDLINRLDNSNSNYLEAHKSGSDNGQPGAEDDISNDEPIPIQPNVIYIPAHEFQSDMEDEDLFYDQAPDTIIVHSSAAGLSEDLINAMVVDNACDIGDDDEGHINTTQWYKNDQQNTNGSAATNEYYPIFYKERLRELWKSRQAEEQQPHDLYHTIRETPSGKRKRYGIGHDQYQIDAGQRAYGARKCAECGLVYSRNEPEEELIHDNFHRSLAKLTFGGWTSEHIVTPVPEWDVTGRIIVVSQSDSKQWLTKVQHILEVVDSELGYATNGQLPDGAFVYLAVARSIVLGVCVVQSLQFANRMVSIDGLHGAPIDCYSSELYPAKCGVSRIWVSPKYRRLGVGARLIEAIRGHYIFGALLKIEDIAFGAPTESGKLFAEAITGRKDFLVYI; encoded by the exons ATGGAGACACCGAAATCCCTAAATGAGGGAGGTCAGCGAGAGCACGTAGCGAGCTCGAAACTCGGGAGTCTCAAGAAGGCTCTCTTCGGAAAAGATGATTCTGAAAATTCCGATTTGGGACCAATGACTCCGCTTCGATtcggaagcaaacgaaaaggGTCCATCAAAAAGC CCCATAATCCCTTGACCAACATCACCTCGTTCCGGAACCTGTTCGGAAACGAATCTCCGGACGACAGTGATCGTTCACTTTCGCCCGACTTTATGCTACGCTTCACAAACAACGGTCGCTATGAGCTAATTCCGGAGAGCGCCCTGGATGGGAGCGAGAATCAGCACGTTGGTGTTGACGAAGAAACACGATTCTCGTTCAACAATATTCCGGAAACACCGTCCAGCAATCGGCTAAGCACCGAAGAGAACGCACTACTCGACGAAAACAACTCCAACTCCCTGTCCAAGATGATGAATTCGGATTTGAATCTTGTCGACAAAAGGGCCAAGCCACTTCTTCGGACACCGGGTGTGAcgagccgagcgagcgaaagcaAACCTGTGGCCGCCAAATCGCAGGGTCTGTCGCTCCGTCGAACACATCACCACGTGCCAAAGCCGCAGCTGGTGACGGCTTTGTACGCTGCTACCACATCGAACTCGTTCTCGCCTTCTCCCGAGCCATCGAATGTGGACAGTGAGAAGGAAAATGAATCTCCTCCCAGACGTCCCACCAACAGAGCACGCACCTCTCTGCAGTTTAACGACATTCAGCCGATTCCGACCAAGTCATTCTACTCATCCGTGGTGGACAAACGACCAAAAACTCCCATTCCAGCCGTTCATCAGCCTTCCATCGTCTCGCCGGAAGCAGGTCAGCCGGTTGACCGTAAAGACAaaacaccaccagcggcaACGAAAACACCTCACAAAAGCACAATGCGAAAACGGTCAAAATCTGTCTCCTCTACCGCACCCCGTTTGGGGCAACGAGGCGTGTGCCATAAGATACGGAAACCATCCAAAAAGCCGTCAGTAAAATTTGAGAACAAAACGGAACCAGACTCTAAGAAACGCTCCAAGTCTGAGAAGAAGGGCGCCAAAAGTTGTCCAACGACACCGAAAGGTCGTGGCGAAGAGGAGAGCGAACATTCCGACGGTCCCGACGTACGGCGCCGATTGAAACGCGTGGCCGATATCTTGCGACACGGAcaggaaaatttaaaacgCGCTCGTCCCCTATCGACCGCACGATCGATGACGGATCTGAGCGCACTATCGGCCGGTGAAGAAGCTCACAGTTCGTCCTCCTCCGAAGAGGAAGACGCTGCACTGGAGGAGAGCCATCAGAACCGTAAATTCTTTCGTTCCACCGACCGGAAACGATCATCGCGTAAAGTTTACAATCACCTGAACTCCATCAAGCTCACTGTCCGCGGGGGCAAGCGAAAGTTGTCCAGTTTCCCCGAGGCTCCCAAGCGGCCGCGGATAGAGTTTTCAATGAGCGAAGATTTCGACTTCGatctcgagcagctcgagGTGGAAGATTTGATTAATCGGTTggacaacagcaacagcaattaCCTGGAAGCGCACAAGTCCGGCTCGGATAACGGCCAACCGGGAGCGGAGGATGACATTAGCAACGATGAGCCGATACCAATCCAACCGAACGTTATTTACATTCCTGCGCATGAATTCCAATCGGATATGGAAGATGAAGACCTATTCTATGATCAAGCACCAGATACCATCATTGTCCACTCATCGGCGGCCGGATTAAGCGAGGATCTGATCAACGCGATGGTCGTTGACAATGCGTGCGATATaggggatgatgatgaaggacACATAAACACAACCCAGTGGTACAAAAATgatcaacaaaacacaaatggCAGTGCGGCCACAAACGAATACTACCCAATTTTCTACAAGGAGCGCCTCCGAGAACTGTGGAAATCCCGGCAAGCGGAGGAGCAGCAACCTCATGACTTGTACCATACGATTCGTGAGACGCCAAGTGGCAAACGGAAGCGCTACGGCATCGGTCACGATCAGTATCAGATCGACGCGGGCCAACGGGCTTATGGTGCCCGGAAGTGCGCCGAGTGTGGTCTTGTCTACTCTCGCAACGAGCCGGAAGAGGAGCTAATCCATGACAATTTTCATCGCTCACTCGCGAAGCTGACGTTCGGCGGGTGGACAAGTGAACACATCGTGACGCCGGTACCGGAGTGGGACGTGACCGGTCGAATCATCGTTGTCTCGCAGTCGGATAGCAAACAATGGTTGACGAAGGTACAGCACATCTTGGAGGTGGTCGATAGCGAGCTGGGCTACGCGACAAACGGCCAACTGCCGGACGGGGCGTTTGTGTACCTGGCCGTGGCTCGTTCCATCGTGCTTGGTGTTTGTGTCGTACAGTCGCTGCAGTTTGCTAACCGTATGGTAAGCATCGACGGACTTCACGGAGCCCCAATCGATTGCTACTCGTCTGAGCTGTACCCGGCCAA GTGCGGCGTGTCGCGCATTTGGGTGTCACCGAAATATCGACGGCTCGGTGTTGGCGCGAGACTAATAGAGGCCATCAGGGGACACTACATCTTTGGTGCCCTGCTGAAGATCGAAGACATAGCGTTTGGGGCGCCAACCGAAAGCGGAAAACTGTTTGCCGAAGCGATCACCGGACGGAAGGATTTCCTTGTTTATATTtaa
- the LOC128269504 gene encoding dynein regulatory complex protein 11 — protein sequence MAQTKAVAKFWIATSKQIEHVLAHEKYVQATEPTKDSREAHRLVSRLYCRYVQLCRSLGQCFDQTLQVQKREIIQQLLQAANKRMLELGSMLKEVELSDFIYVDVALQELHLIPDDVQAVRPCYFPAVRPAHLQALLDAKRLQNFASGADCSTSDEESMSEESDSETASVPEVAKRPVMKRDRKNERLVGALRLILAHEKARQARVLRTNFRMHPDRYYPKPIEEELVDMRYDFFFRPGQQMLFPVKRTAFNWDFRMKQKDLGNYSYYRPPGYQEDTAPTVEREVVNVQPTQQRRRTDGSAALAEAEALRVVNEMEQRRLNRAAQIIQRCWRCYRTVKYQTRLRYERSQFLGLFDDMQPANVRPTIEVDRVRSLRSELKIEFDQRFLDAITDEKARILRTRGAAILEDITDFVRAWFRQWFDEAHSFDVIPEPFQGGTVLIVRGETLTPMEHLERQRLERLEKQKSPEQRKKEAEDKKAALEREKAKQREEKERLKELARQKRAREKKEGKTYDFTEPEFVSNAYLTLEETIPRYREDWQFVEELNNVGDLPIMEWITLEKFAEVHQELHGEVRELLMSERELLQRALCKDEKRKYKPPKAVRPPRTKKAPGKKRKEAAIDLTADRTEESLVDELVAKGVIKAYRKRTIDEFVGDLNYAAFEGRNLFGDRDPPPGLGEIRNVVRSFLYGMGPLEVPKPKSICFVGPPGYGKTLLLEAICHETGSVLFDLSVATCAPIPLDDMPGFLQLILKVARLMQPSVLAIEDVHRVFYKQVPAQEASQDPTKLGKYLLKWIVKQLRAEERILLVATTSQPWLAKVAALKKCFKQFVLIPRADYGSTVMLWQRALRRYTGVPRDFDLSALAIVTKGYAAGQILRCVRDVFGIRRRMQFGRRPLKVDEFLEHFLTQTPQPQYPISDKEYDRYTKWHRKVDVLAKKRTKMIRDQREQVAGQTKSKRK from the exons ATGGCTCAAACGAAAGCTGTAGCCAAATTTTGGATAGCCACGAGCAAGCAGATCGAACATGTGTTGGCTCACGAGAAGTACGTTCAAGCCACGGAACCAACTAAGGATTCACGAGAGGCACATCGTCTCGTGTCACGTTTGTACTGTCGTTACGTTCAGCTGTGCCGCAGCCTTGGCCAATGTTTCGATCAAACGCTACAGGTTCAGAAACGGGAAATCATCCAGCAGTTGCTGCAAGCTGCCAATAAACGGATGCTGGAGCTTGGCTCGATGCTGAAGGAGGTTGAGTTGAGTGATTTTATCTACGTAGACGTTGCGCTACAAGAGCTGCATCTGATTCCCGACGATGTGCAAGCCGTTCGGCCATGCTATTTTCCTGCCGTACGTCCTGCCCACTTGCAGGCCTTACTTGATGCGAAAAGACTCCAAAACTTTGCCTCAGGAGCAGACTGCAGCACCAGCGACGAAGAGAGCATGTCTGAAGAAAGCGACAGTGAGACAGCCTCCGTGCCGGAAGTAGCGAAGCGGCCAGTAATGAAGCGCGATCGAAAGAATGAGCGTTTAGTTGGTGCACTCCGGTTAATTTTGGCACACGAGAAAGCTCGTCAGGCGAGGGTACTCCGGACCAACTTTCGGATGCACCCGGACCGGTACtacccgaaaccgatcgaagaGGAACTCGTTGACATGAGGTacgattttttcttccgtccGGGGCAGCAGATGCTGTTCCCGGTCAAGCGTACCGCTTTCAACTGGGACTTTCGAATGAAGCAAAAGGACTTGGGAAACTATTCCTACTACCGGCCTCCCGGCTACCAGGAGGATACTGCTCCAACAGTCGAACGGGAGGTGGTAAATGTTCAACCTACACAGCAACGCCGCCGAACGGATGGTTCGGCAGCTCttgcggaagcggaagcactGCGCGTAGTGAACGAAATGGAACAGAGACGCCTAAACCGTGCGGCGCAAATAATTCAacgctgctggcggtgctaTCGGACAGTGAAGTACCAGACACGTCTCCGCTACGAAAGATCCCAATTTTTGGGACTCTTTGATGATATGCAACCGGCCAATGTTCGGCCAACGATCGAAGTAGATCGTGTGCGATCCTTGCGTAGCGAGCTGAAGATTGAGTTTGATCAACGATTTTTGGATGCGATCACCGATGAAAAGGCACGAATATTACGCACACGTGGTGCCGCCATTCTAGAGGACATAACGGACTTTGTGCGGGCTTGGTTTCGCCAGTGGTTCGATGAAGCGCACTCGTTCGATGTTATTCCGGAACCGTTTCAAGGGGGGACCGTGTTGATCGTACGCGGCGAAACCCTGACGCCCATGGAGCATTTGGAACGGCAGCGATTGGAACGATTGGAGAAACAGAAGTCGCCGgagcagagaaaaaaggaagcggaGGACAAAAAGGCCGCGCTCGAACGGGAAAAGGCCAAACAGCGCGAGGAAAAGGAACGTCTTAAAGAGCTGGCCCGGCAGAAGCGTGCTCGGGAGAAGAAAGAAGGCAAAACGTACGATTTTACTGAACCGGAGTTCGTGAGCAATGCATACC TGACCCTCGAGGAAACCATTCCGCGGTACCGTGAAGATTGGCAGTTCGTTGAGGAACTAAACAATGTCGGCGATTTACCAATCATGGAGTGGATTACGTTGGAGAAGTTTGCCGAAGTGCACCAGGAACTGCATGGTGAGGTACGCGAGCTTCTCATGTCCGAACGTGAGTTGCTTCAGAGGGCACTCTGTAAggatgaaaagcgaaagtatAAGCCTCCGAAAGCTGTCCGTCCGCCACGAACGAAAAAGGCCCCCGGAAAGAAGCGCAAGGAAGCGGCAATCGATCTTACGGCGGATCGCACCGAAGAATCGTTAGTGGATGAGTTGGTAGCAAAGGGTGTCATCAAAGCGTATCGAAAGCGCACGATCGACGAGTTTGTTGGGGATTTAAATTATGCCGCGTTCGAGGGGCGCAACCTCTTCGGAGACCGGGACCCACCACCGGGTTTGGGCGAGATCCGGAACGTTGTACGATCGTTTCTGTACGGCATGGGGCCGTTGGAGGTGCCCAAACCGAAATCAATCTGTTTCGTTGGGCCACCGGGGTACGGAAAAACGTTGCTCCTCGAAGCGATCTGCCACGAAACGGGGTCCGTGTTGTTTGACCTTAGTGTCGCAACTTGTGCACCGATCCCTCTGGACGATATGCCGGGATTTCTGCAGCTGATCCTCAAGGTCGCCCGTTTAATGCAACCATCGGTGCTCGCGATCGAAGATGTGCATCGTGTTTTTTATAAACAGGTTCCAGCCCAAGAAGCTTCACAAGATCCGACGAAACTGGGAAAGTATCTTCTTAAGTGGATCGTAAAACAGTTAAGAGCCGAAGAAAGAATTCTcctcgtggccaccaccagtcAACCGTGGCTGGCAAAAGTGGCCGCACtgaagaaatgtttcaaacaGTTTGTTCTTATACCACGAGCCGATTACGGATCAACCGTGATGCTGTGGCAGCGGGCACTCCGTCGCTACACCGGTGTCCCGCGGGATTTTGACCTGTCCGCACTGGCGATCGTTACGAAGGGATACGCTGCCGGGCAGATATTGCGCTGCGTGCGAGATGTGTTTGGAATCAGACGGAGGATGCAGTTTGGCCGACGTCCGTTGAAGGTCGATGAGTTTCTGGAGCACTTTCTTACACAAACTCCACAACCACAGTATCCAATCAGCGACAAAGAGTACGATCGCTACACTAAATGGCACCGGAAGGTGGACGTGCTGGCCAAGAAGCGAACGAAGATGATACGCGACCAACGCGAGCAAGTGGCCGGACAAACGAAATCAAAGAGAAAGTAA